One part of the Streptomyces lienomycini genome encodes these proteins:
- a CDS encoding histidine phosphatase family protein has product MARPRRIVLVRHGESTGNVDDTVYEREPDHALALTDRGRAQAEETGKGLREVFGRERVSVYVSPYRRTHETLRAFHLDPELIRIREEPRLREQDWGNWQDRDDVRLQKAYRDAYGHFFYRFAQGESGADVYDRVGGFLESLFRSFEDPGHPQNVLLVTHGLAMRLFCMRWFHWTVAEFESLSNPGNAEMRMLVLGEDGKYLLDRPFERWRDPEPYGITG; this is encoded by the coding sequence ATGGCACGACCACGGCGCATCGTTCTTGTCCGGCACGGCGAGTCGACCGGCAACGTCGACGACACCGTGTACGAGCGCGAACCCGACCACGCGCTGGCCCTCACCGACCGGGGCCGGGCCCAGGCCGAGGAGACCGGCAAAGGGCTGCGCGAAGTGTTCGGCCGCGAACGGGTCAGCGTGTACGTCTCCCCGTACCGCCGCACCCACGAGACGCTTCGCGCCTTCCACCTCGACCCGGAACTCATACGGATACGCGAGGAGCCGCGGCTGCGTGAGCAGGACTGGGGCAACTGGCAGGACCGCGACGACGTGCGCCTGCAGAAGGCCTACCGCGACGCCTACGGCCACTTCTTCTACCGCTTCGCCCAGGGCGAGTCGGGCGCCGACGTGTACGACCGGGTCGGCGGCTTCCTCGAGAGCCTGTTCCGCAGCTTCGAGGACCCCGGTCATCCGCAGAACGTGCTGCTGGTGACCCACGGACTCGCCATGCGCCTGTTCTGCATGAGGTGGTTCCACTGGACGGTCGCGGAGTTCGAGTCACTGTCCAACCCGGGGAACGCCGAGATGCGGATGCTCGTTCTCGGTGAGGACGGCAAGTACCTTCTTGACCGGCCTTTCGAACGCTGGCGAGATCCGGAACCGTACGGGATCACCGGATAG
- a CDS encoding ADP-ribosylglycohydrolase family protein gives MTAHSSPDGRLDRALSSLRGLSVGDALGSQFFVPANYPLLGRRELPPGTWQWTDDTEMACSVVSVLASHRRIDQDALALSFARHHDFDRGYGPAVNRLLRLVREGGDWRELAAALFNGQGSWGNGAAMRIAPLGAWYADDPEQATHQAEISAYPTHQHREAVVGAMAVAAAAALAADPAGPPRAHDLLDGVIALVPKSAVGAGLRRARDMLDYGDAATVAAVLGCGRRTTAHDTVPFALWSAARALGEYETAFWTTAQVGGDVDTTCAIVGGVVAADRAGAPPAEWAGRVEALPAWMTASA, from the coding sequence ATGACCGCTCATTCTTCTCCCGACGGGCGCCTGGACCGGGCCCTGTCCAGCCTGCGCGGACTGTCGGTGGGGGACGCGCTGGGCTCACAGTTCTTCGTACCCGCGAACTATCCGCTGCTGGGGCGCCGCGAGTTGCCGCCGGGCACCTGGCAGTGGACGGACGACACGGAGATGGCCTGCTCCGTCGTCTCCGTCCTGGCCTCCCACCGCCGCATCGACCAGGACGCGCTGGCGCTCTCCTTCGCCCGGCACCACGACTTCGACCGGGGTTACGGCCCCGCGGTCAACCGGCTGCTGCGGCTGGTCCGGGAGGGCGGCGACTGGCGCGAGCTGGCCGCGGCCCTCTTCAACGGCCAGGGCTCGTGGGGCAACGGCGCCGCCATGCGCATCGCGCCGCTCGGCGCCTGGTACGCGGACGATCCGGAACAGGCGACCCACCAGGCGGAGATCTCGGCCTACCCCACGCATCAGCACCGTGAGGCGGTGGTCGGCGCCATGGCCGTCGCGGCGGCCGCGGCGCTGGCCGCGGACCCGGCGGGCCCGCCCCGCGCGCACGACCTCCTCGACGGGGTGATCGCCCTGGTGCCGAAGAGCGCGGTCGGCGCCGGACTCCGCCGCGCCCGGGACATGCTCGACTACGGCGACGCGGCCACGGTCGCGGCGGTACTGGGCTGCGGTCGGCGTACGACCGCGCACGACACGGTGCCCTTCGCGCTCTGGTCCGCCGCCCGCGCCCTGGGGGAGTACGAGACCGCCTTCTGGACGACCGCCCAGGTCGGCGGTGACGTGGACACGACCTGTGCCATCGTGGGCGGAGTCGTCGCGGCCGACCGGGCGGGGGCGCCGCCCGCCGAGTGGGCCGGACGGGTCGAGGCGCTGCCCGCCTGGATGACGGCATCGGCCTGA